CCCAGCGCCAGCAGGACCAGGCCGACCTTGCGCGGGCGGGTCCAGAAACCCTCGTCGACCGCGGCCACGGCGACGTCGGGGACAGCGGTGGTGGACATGCCTCACCAGCCCTTCGCGAGGCTCGTCTGCAACCGGGCGGCACGGGCGGCCCGGAGCTGGAAGATCGCCTTCACCAGGGCCGGCGCGGCGATGAAGATGACGATCAGTGCCTGGAGCACGGTGACCAGTTCCAGCGAGATCCCGGAGTACGACTGCATCCGGTTGCCGCCGGCCTGGAGCGCGCCGAAGAGCAGCGCGGCCAGCAGCACCCCCCAGGGCTTCACCCGGCCGAGCAGCGCCACCAGGATGCCGTCGAAGCCGATCTGCGCGATCACCAGCGGGGTCAGCGCGTTCGCGGTGGAGCCGAGCACCATCTGGCTGCCGCCGAGGCCGGCGAGCATCCCGGCGATCACCATCACCAGCACGTACGTCCTGGTGACGCTGATGCCGGCGGTCCGGGCCGCGTCCGGGTTGGCCCCGACGGCCCGCAGCTCGAAGCCGAGTGTCGACCGGGTGAGCAGCCAGGCGACGGCCCAGGTGGCGAGCACCGCGAGCAGGATGCCGGCGTGCACCCGCAGGTCGTCGCCGAGCAGCCGGGGGAACGCCGCCGAGGAGTCGACGGGCCGGCTGATCGCGTCCGACCGGTCCGGGTTCTGGACGCCGTTCTGCACGATGACCCAGGACAGGAAGTAGACCGCGACATAGTTGAGCATGATCGTGTTGATCACCTCGTGCGCGCCGGTCCGGGCCTTGAGGATGCCCGGCACGAAACCCCAGACCGCGCCGCCGACCGC
Above is a window of Micromonospora rifamycinica DNA encoding:
- a CDS encoding ABC transporter permease translates to MTSPKQPAPGPRPTLGRLFLDNLWAANTVTVTVLALVLAMLVGAVLIIVSDPEVLATYGYITARPTDALNASWTVVSEAYANLFKGAVFDPEASGFTAALSPISETLTYTAPLVFTGLSVALAFRGGLFNIGAQGQATMGVILAAVAGFALPLPPVVHLVVALIAGAVGGAVWGFVPGILKARTGAHEVINTIMLNYVAVYFLSWVIVQNGVQNPDRSDAISRPVDSSAAFPRLLGDDLRVHAGILLAVLATWAVAWLLTRSTLGFELRAVGANPDAARTAGISVTRTYVLVMVIAGMLAGLGGSQMVLGSTANALTPLVIAQIGFDGILVALLGRVKPWGVLLAALLFGALQAGGNRMQSYSGISLELVTVLQALIVIFIAAPALVKAIFQLRAARAARLQTSLAKGW